The following are from one region of the Lentimicrobiaceae bacterium genome:
- the holA gene encoding DNA polymerase III subunit delta, with translation MAVSYNQILADLKRKTYHPIYMLCGEEPYFIDLLCHVFENQILSADEKEFNQTILYGRDVDAQTIMEYAKRYPMMASHQVVIVKEAQDVKTIDDLVTYAEKPLSSTILVLCYKYKKYDKRKVLAKKIEAKGVYFESARIYTDKLPDWITSLVESKGYTISRKAAQLLADFLGNDLSKISNETGKLFINLPQGSKIGEELIEQNIGISKDFNIFELQSALGTRDILKANRIVNHFASNPKDNPLIKNVIMLNSYFSKLILYHALPDKSDKTVIAELGVYYSFVNDYHQAARNYSFQKLTEIISLLREYDMKSKGMDNASADDGELMKELIYKILH, from the coding sequence ATGGCTGTTTCTTACAATCAAATACTTGCTGACCTTAAACGAAAAACGTACCACCCCATTTATATGTTATGTGGAGAGGAGCCATATTTTATCGATCTGCTGTGCCATGTTTTTGAAAACCAAATTCTTTCGGCCGACGAAAAAGAGTTTAACCAAACAATTCTTTACGGCCGGGATGTTGATGCCCAAACCATCATGGAATATGCCAAACGGTATCCCATGATGGCCAGCCATCAGGTTGTTATCGTAAAAGAAGCCCAGGATGTAAAAACAATAGACGATCTGGTAACTTATGCTGAAAAACCCCTCAGTTCAACCATTTTAGTTCTTTGTTATAAATATAAAAAGTACGACAAAAGAAAAGTACTGGCAAAAAAAATTGAAGCCAAAGGAGTCTATTTTGAATCGGCCCGTATTTATACTGACAAACTGCCCGATTGGATAACCTCTCTTGTTGAATCAAAAGGATATACCATCAGTCGCAAAGCAGCTCAATTACTTGCTGATTTCCTGGGAAATGATTTAAGCAAAATATCTAACGAAACAGGCAAATTATTTATTAATCTGCCTCAAGGCAGCAAGATTGGCGAAGAACTAATCGAGCAGAATATTGGAATCAGTAAGGATTTCAATATTTTTGAGCTTCAGTCAGCGCTTGGAACCCGTGACATACTTAAGGCCAACCGCATTGTCAATCATTTTGCCTCAAATCCTAAAGACAACCCACTTATTAAAAATGTAATCATGCTGAACAGCTATTTTTCAAAGCTGATTCTGTATCATGCATTGCCCGACAAGTCAGACAAAACAGTGATTGCTGAACTGGGTGTGTATTATTCTTTTGTAAATGATTACCATCAGGCCGCAAGAAATTATTCGTTTCAGAAACTCACAGAAATCATCAGCCTTTTGCGTGAATATGATATGAAATCAAAAGGGATGGATAATGCCTCAGCAGATGATGGTGAGTTAATGAAAGAATTAATCTATAAAATTTTACACTAA
- a CDS encoding AMP nucleosidase: protein MKSKQEITENWLPRYTGTQLNEFGEYILLTNFSHYLELFAKWNKVEIKGHNRAMPSATAGEITMINFGMGSANAATIMDLLGCIKPQAVLFLGKCGGLKRKAELGDLILPIAAIRGEGTSDDYFPQEVPALPAFSLQKAISTSIRDFSRDYWTGTVYTTNRRVWEHDETFKDYLRAIRSIAIDMETATIFSVGFHNEIPTGALLLVSDQPMISSGVKTEESDKHVTEEFVETHLSIGIQSLKQLINKGLTVKHLRF, encoded by the coding sequence ATGAAATCAAAACAGGAAATTACTGAGAACTGGCTGCCACGGTATACAGGTACTCAACTTAACGAATTTGGCGAATACATTTTGCTCACCAATTTCAGTCATTATCTGGAGCTATTTGCCAAATGGAACAAAGTGGAAATTAAAGGCCACAACAGAGCCATGCCCAGTGCAACAGCAGGAGAAATAACGATGATTAATTTTGGGATGGGGAGTGCAAATGCTGCCACCATCATGGATTTACTCGGATGCATCAAACCACAAGCAGTTTTATTTTTAGGCAAATGCGGAGGACTTAAACGCAAAGCTGAACTTGGCGATTTAATTTTGCCTATCGCAGCAATCAGAGGAGAAGGTACGTCTGACGATTATTTCCCTCAGGAAGTCCCCGCCTTACCTGCTTTTAGCCTTCAAAAAGCAATCTCAACTTCAATCAGGGATTTCAGCCGCGATTACTGGACCGGAACTGTATATACGACCAATCGACGGGTATGGGAACATGACGAAACTTTTAAGGACTACCTGAGAGCAATCCGTTCAATCGCCATTGACATGGAAACAGCTACTATTTTCAGTGTTGGATTCCACAATGAAATACCTACTGGTGCATTATTACTGGTTTCTGACCAGCCTATGATTTCTTCAGGCGTTAAAACTGAAGAAAGTGACAAACACGTTACAGAAGAATTTGTTGAAACTCATCTAAGCATTGGCATTCAGTCACTCAAACAACTTATAAACAAAGGCTTAACGGTAAAACATTTGCGCTTTTAA
- a CDS encoding type I restriction enzyme HsdR N-terminal domain-containing protein: MHPLNFPDYNFRTRLKDGQLQIFDPVRRRFAALTPEEWVRQNVIQYLNVEKLVPLHMMASERGIKVNRLQKRFDLVVYAPTGLPVMIVECKAPGVQLNEEVFYQIARYNMTLKVNHLLVSNGLKHIYCKIDYSAESLIFEELIPPYSAMI, translated from the coding sequence ATGCATCCGCTGAATTTTCCCGATTATAATTTCCGTACTCGCTTAAAAGATGGTCAATTACAAATTTTTGATCCTGTCAGGCGTCGGTTTGCAGCACTAACACCGGAAGAGTGGGTGAGGCAAAATGTGATTCAATATTTGAATGTAGAAAAACTCGTTCCGTTGCACATGATGGCCTCTGAGAGAGGAATTAAAGTTAATCGTTTGCAAAAACGCTTCGATTTGGTAGTGTATGCTCCTACAGGTTTGCCTGTTATGATTGTTGAATGCAAAGCTCCCGGTGTTCAGCTAAACGAGGAAGTTTTTTATCAGATTGCAAGGTACAATATGACTTTAAAAGTCAATCATCTGCTTGTGTCCAATGGTCTTAAGCATATTTATTGCAAGATAGATTATTCAGCCGAAAGCTTAATTTTTGAAGAGCTGATTCCTCCATACAGTGCAATGATTTAG
- a CDS encoding tetratricopeptide repeat protein, whose product MKKISALLVSGLLLLHSNFTIAQTKDDATNAYNRGVELASTDLPKAVEALIEAADIAEKAGDEAADILQLASQQIPLLQYNYSTSLYKEKKLDESIAGFILARDYSVKYKDESTKAKAEELLPKLYLSKGNGEMKDNKLAEALESFDKALAYDSSFSKAYLLKGIVFKKQNKFDEMKAAMDKAIETGTASNDDKTVASASKTVSDDYIINANSAFKKGNFSEVISLLDESVKYVADNPEAYYLYALANNKLSKWDDAITSAEKGMSLDENTPEKQARFYFEMGMAQSGKNDTGAACASFKKAAVGPLAESANYQIKTVLKCN is encoded by the coding sequence ATGAAGAAAATCTCAGCTTTACTGGTTTCTGGTTTATTGCTGTTACACTCAAACTTTACAATTGCTCAGACAAAAGATGATGCCACTAACGCCTATAACAGAGGGGTTGAACTGGCTTCAACAGATTTGCCCAAAGCAGTCGAAGCGCTGATTGAGGCCGCAGACATTGCCGAAAAAGCAGGTGATGAAGCTGCAGATATTCTCCAGCTGGCTTCTCAGCAAATTCCGTTGCTTCAATATAATTATAGCACCAGTTTGTATAAAGAAAAAAAACTTGACGAGTCGATTGCCGGTTTTATTCTTGCCCGTGATTATTCAGTAAAATACAAAGACGAATCGACCAAAGCCAAAGCCGAGGAGCTTCTTCCCAAGCTCTATTTAAGTAAAGGTAATGGCGAAATGAAAGATAATAAACTTGCTGAAGCACTCGAAAGTTTTGACAAAGCATTGGCTTATGACTCATCCTTCTCGAAGGCATACCTTCTTAAAGGAATCGTTTTTAAGAAACAGAACAAGTTTGATGAGATGAAAGCAGCCATGGATAAAGCCATTGAAACAGGCACCGCTTCAAATGACGATAAAACGGTTGCTTCAGCCAGTAAAACCGTTTCGGATGATTACATTATCAATGCAAACTCTGCCTTCAAAAAAGGCAATTTCAGCGAAGTAATCAGTTTACTGGATGAGTCTGTTAAATATGTTGCTGACAATCCTGAAGCATATTATTTATATGCCCTTGCCAACAACAAATTGTCAAAATGGGACGATGCAATTACAAGCGCTGAAAAAGGCATGAGCCTGGATGAAAATACACCGGAAAAACAAGCCCGCTTCTATTTTGAAATGGGTATGGCTCAGTCAGGTAAAAATGACACAGGCGCTGCTTGTGCTTCATTTAAAAAGGCGGCTGTTGGTCCTTTAGCTGAATCAGCAAATTATCAGATCAAAACTGTCCTTAAATGCAATTAA
- a CDS encoding DUF3822 family protein — protein MVGDHITVVSSFDRLFDQSLTSEYHLSIRLEPDGLSFSVYVPKAGKFVGLESFRFTDNAPTSIEALATKRYCDQLDLLLFKHPWLTAGFKSCCVIVQSNKYTMVPAALYQPELKRDYLGFVHSVSDSNAVFEQKVVSIDSWLVYAVDEQINNVIARHFPTAKKLQHTGSIIDSILPSFRHADLSDTVFVNVKTGSFDIIVLKDGKLRYCNSFLWKVADDLVYFLIFVMDQLALNPEKIPIYLMGNIQFEDNLYQLMFRYIRSLNFVKMLDGIRGNFAVSEEMAYKYYDLLNPGLCV, from the coding sequence ATGGTGGGCGATCATATAACTGTGGTCAGTAGTTTTGACCGATTGTTTGATCAGTCCCTGACCAGTGAATATCATTTGTCCATCCGGCTTGAACCGGATGGACTTTCTTTTTCTGTTTATGTCCCAAAAGCTGGGAAGTTTGTCGGGCTGGAATCTTTCAGATTTACAGATAATGCTCCAACATCAATTGAAGCTCTTGCTACCAAACGGTATTGCGACCAACTCGATTTGCTTCTTTTTAAGCATCCCTGGCTTACTGCCGGATTTAAGAGTTGCTGTGTAATTGTTCAAAGCAATAAATATACTATGGTGCCTGCTGCTTTATACCAACCGGAATTAAAGCGCGATTACCTTGGGTTTGTTCATTCTGTTTCGGATAGCAATGCCGTTTTTGAACAAAAAGTGGTTTCTATTGATAGCTGGCTGGTATATGCTGTTGATGAACAAATTAATAATGTGATTGCCAGGCATTTCCCCACTGCCAAAAAACTGCAGCATACAGGGTCCATTATCGATTCCATTCTGCCATCATTCAGGCATGCTGATTTGTCAGATACCGTTTTTGTGAATGTGAAAACAGGTTCGTTTGATATCATTGTTCTTAAAGATGGTAAACTGCGCTATTGCAATAGCTTTTTATGGAAGGTGGCTGACGACCTGGTGTATTTTCTGATTTTTGTCATGGACCAGCTTGCATTGAATCCCGAAAAAATTCCCATATATCTTATGGGCAATATTCAATTTGAAGACAACCTGTATCAGCTCATGTTCAGGTATATTCGTTCTCTCAATTTTGTGAAAATGCTTGATGGAATCCGGGGCAATTTTGCTGTGTCGGAGGAAATGGCTTATAAATATTATGATCTTTTAAATCCGGGTTTATGCGTATAA
- a CDS encoding RsmD family RNA methyltransferase, which yields MRIISGTHKSRVIHTPKNLPVRPTTDIAKEALFNILVNNFDLESIQVLDLFAGTGNITYEFASRGALGVTSIDLEFKCVNFIRKTAAEFGFESVLSFRSDAFRFLRNCDTKYDIIFCDPPYELEGIDEIPRVVFERNLLKEDGWLVLEHSRDYNFGEFKGFNQQRKYGKVNFSIFSNKVDETAE from the coding sequence ATGCGTATAATCAGTGGAACTCATAAAAGCAGAGTTATTCATACTCCCAAAAACTTGCCCGTAAGACCTACTACAGATATCGCCAAGGAAGCCTTATTCAATATCCTGGTCAATAATTTTGATTTGGAAAGTATTCAGGTGCTCGATCTTTTTGCGGGTACAGGCAATATTACATATGAATTTGCCTCGCGCGGTGCATTAGGAGTTACCAGTATCGACCTCGAATTTAAATGCGTGAATTTTATCAGGAAAACTGCTGCTGAATTTGGGTTTGAATCAGTCTTGTCTTTTAGAAGTGATGCATTCAGGTTTTTAAGGAATTGTGATACAAAGTATGATATCATTTTTTGCGATCCACCGTATGAACTGGAAGGGATTGATGAAATTCCAAGGGTAGTATTTGAAAGGAATTTGTTAAAAGAGGATGGCTGGCTTGTATTGGAACATTCGCGCGATTATAATTTCGGCGAATTTAAAGGTTTTAATCAGCAAAGAAAATACGGCAAAGTTAACTTCAGCATATTTTCAAATAAGGTTGACGAAACTGCCGAATAA
- the coaD gene encoding pantetheine-phosphate adenylyltransferase yields the protein MIKRAVFPGSFDPITKGHENIIRRAIPLFDEIIVAVGLNIEKKGYFAIDDRIKWIKDVFADCPSISVVSYSGLTVDFCRKVNASFILRGLRTSADFEFERTVGQVNKKLNPQLDTLFLLTTPEFTSINSSIVRDVYKNGGDVSIFIPEAVKLPAIDTL from the coding sequence ATGATAAAACGGGCTGTTTTCCCGGGTTCATTTGACCCCATAACCAAGGGACATGAAAATATTATTCGCAGAGCTATCCCTCTTTTTGATGAAATAATTGTGGCAGTGGGCCTGAATATTGAGAAAAAAGGTTATTTCGCCATAGACGACCGGATTAAATGGATCAAGGATGTATTTGCTGATTGCCCGAGTATTAGTGTTGTAAGTTATTCAGGCCTGACTGTTGATTTTTGCAGAAAGGTAAATGCTTCATTTATTCTGAGAGGGTTACGCACTTCGGCTGACTTTGAGTTTGAAAGAACTGTGGGACAGGTAAACAAAAAACTCAACCCTCAGCTTGATACATTATTTCTTTTAACAACTCCGGAATTTACATCCATCAATTCATCCATCGTAAGGGATGTATATAAAAATGGCGGAGATGTAAGTATTTTCATTCCGGAAGCCGTTAAACTACCAGCCATTGACACCTTATAG
- a CDS encoding NUDIX domain-containing protein: protein MYKVFVNEKPVIICGDYEGLSLDANANIVFVTSRREMKHAFRDFTKSMTISSLVLYNKGSAKKLLKDFISLFWYLEAAGGIVRNTHEQRLFIYRFNKWDLPKGKIEKNETPAEAALREVSEETGLNGQSIIAELPSTYHIYEYKGKRIFKRTFWYAMQYNGNQTLVPQLEEEITEAAWFQETALEKVLANTYQSLLDLINEDLIFKG, encoded by the coding sequence ATGTACAAAGTTTTTGTAAATGAAAAACCGGTAATTATATGCGGTGACTATGAAGGCTTAAGCCTTGATGCCAACGCAAATATTGTATTCGTAACCTCCCGCAGGGAAATGAAACATGCCTTTCGGGATTTTACGAAATCAATGACAATTTCAAGCCTTGTGTTATATAACAAAGGAAGTGCCAAAAAATTGCTTAAGGATTTCATTTCTTTATTCTGGTACCTTGAAGCAGCCGGTGGAATTGTAAGAAATACCCACGAACAAAGGTTGTTTATTTACAGATTCAACAAATGGGATTTGCCCAAAGGTAAAATTGAAAAGAATGAAACGCCTGCAGAGGCTGCCCTTAGAGAAGTGAGCGAAGAAACAGGGCTAAACGGGCAATCAATCATTGCCGAATTGCCCTCGACGTACCATATTTATGAGTACAAAGGCAAAAGAATATTTAAGCGAACATTCTGGTATGCAATGCAATATAATGGCAACCAGACACTTGTTCCTCAATTGGAAGAAGAAATTACTGAAGCTGCCTGGTTTCAGGAAACAGCACTTGAAAAAGTACTGGCCAATACATACCAATCATTGCTTGACCTTATCAATGAGGATTTAATTTTCAAAGGTTAG
- a CDS encoding orotate phosphoribosyltransferase produces MSNNESVALDTAEFLLQIKAIKLDNANPFTWSSGIKSPIYCDNRKILSYPKVRTYIRQEFAKLINEEFGQIDLIAGVATGAIAHGVLVAQELGLPFVYVRSAKKEHGMSNQIEGVAESGQSVVVVEDLVSTGKSSLAAVTALREAGCNVKGMVAIFTYGLESAAENFKKENCILRTLTDYNHLISHALEMNYIKESDKQSLIQWRENPDIWGK; encoded by the coding sequence ATGAGTAATAATGAATCAGTAGCGCTTGATACAGCGGAATTTTTATTGCAAATTAAGGCAATAAAATTGGACAATGCGAACCCATTTACCTGGAGTTCTGGCATAAAATCGCCTATTTACTGCGATAATCGTAAGATTTTATCTTATCCAAAGGTAAGAACTTATATCAGACAAGAATTTGCCAAGTTGATCAATGAAGAGTTCGGGCAAATTGATCTGATTGCAGGTGTAGCCACTGGCGCAATTGCACACGGGGTACTGGTGGCTCAGGAGCTCGGGCTTCCTTTTGTTTATGTCAGATCGGCAAAAAAGGAGCACGGTATGTCTAATCAGATTGAAGGCGTTGCCGAATCCGGTCAATCAGTTGTTGTAGTTGAAGATCTTGTTTCAACTGGCAAAAGCAGCCTTGCTGCCGTTACTGCATTGCGCGAAGCAGGATGCAATGTTAAGGGAATGGTAGCCATTTTTACTTATGGCCTTGAATCGGCAGCTGAAAATTTTAAAAAAGAGAATTGTATTCTGCGAACGCTTACCGATTATAATCATTTGATAAGCCATGCGCTGGAAATGAATTATATAAAAGAATCTGATAAGCAATCGCTTATTCAATGGCGCGAAAATCCTGATATCTGGGGCAAATAA
- a CDS encoding biotin--[acetyl-CoA-carboxylase] ligase: MVFKASKIIRLESVDSTNDYLYSILDNNALPEGSVVYAHTQNQGKGQANNIWESEPGKNLTCSLVLYPEFLKPENQFLLTMVVSLSVCSTIEKLQLPYPAMIKWPNDIYLQDKKVAGILIKNEILGRSISKTIIGIGLNINQLKFSELIPNPTSLKLISGIDYSVNDLLTECHNNLKIWYQKLKNGETEFIEQSYMNRFYLLNEPALFEIKGRRIKAEIKGLAEFGMLHLEGPDKEEYICDLKEIVFIPRPKS; encoded by the coding sequence ATGGTTTTTAAGGCAAGCAAGATCATCAGGCTTGAATCTGTTGATTCAACAAACGATTATTTATATAGTATCCTTGATAACAATGCCTTACCTGAAGGTTCGGTCGTTTACGCACACACCCAAAACCAGGGCAAAGGGCAAGCCAATAACATCTGGGAAAGTGAACCGGGAAAGAATCTTACATGCTCCCTTGTATTATATCCTGAATTCTTAAAACCTGAAAATCAGTTTCTTTTAACTATGGTTGTTTCATTATCAGTGTGCTCAACCATTGAAAAGCTTCAACTCCCCTATCCCGCTATGATTAAATGGCCCAACGATATTTACCTCCAGGATAAAAAAGTAGCTGGAATTTTGATTAAGAATGAAATCCTGGGCAGATCAATCTCAAAGACCATTATAGGCATTGGCCTAAATATCAATCAATTAAAATTTAGCGAACTTATACCAAATCCGACCTCTCTCAAATTAATTTCCGGGATTGATTATTCGGTCAATGACCTGCTGACAGAATGTCATAACAATTTAAAAATTTGGTATCAAAAACTAAAAAATGGTGAAACTGAGTTTATTGAACAATCATACATGAACAGATTTTATCTGCTGAATGAGCCCGCTCTTTTCGAAATTAAAGGCCGCAGAATAAAAGCTGAAATAAAAGGTCTGGCCGAGTTTGGCATGCTTCATCTTGAAGGACCTGACAAAGAAGAATACATTTGTGATTTAAAAGAGATCGTCTTTATTCCCCGACCAAAAAGCTGA
- the rsfS gene encoding ribosome silencing factor gives MASKKEKTASEMLSSIVIQGIFEKLGEEVVLIDLRKMKNAVADFFVVCHGKSRAQVEAISDSVQMEVKKAVGANVWKKEGFENAEWVLLDYVDVVVHVFQEANRKFYKLEELWADAEITYCKPPAPVQKRTKKNSSAEV, from the coding sequence ATGGCAAGCAAAAAAGAAAAAACAGCCTCAGAAATGCTTTCTTCAATAGTAATTCAGGGGATTTTTGAAAAGCTAGGAGAAGAAGTTGTCCTTATTGATTTAAGGAAAATGAAAAATGCGGTTGCAGATTTCTTTGTTGTGTGTCATGGCAAGTCCCGTGCTCAGGTAGAAGCCATTTCCGATTCAGTACAAATGGAGGTGAAAAAAGCCGTGGGCGCCAATGTATGGAAAAAAGAGGGTTTTGAGAATGCAGAATGGGTGTTGCTTGATTATGTGGACGTTGTGGTTCATGTTTTTCAGGAGGCAAACAGGAAGTTTTATAAACTAGAGGAATTATGGGCTGATGCAGAGATTACTTATTGTAAGCCTCCTGCACCGGTTCAGAAACGTACAAAGAAAAACTCATCAGCGGAAGTCTGA
- the hflB gene encoding ATP-dependent zinc metalloprotease FtsH, producing the protein MNETNDKKPENGLNKPKNGKPKFSFYWIYGVIAVLIIGLQFMNWNTPAKSIGWGEVKDLVSNQDIERLVLVNKEFAEIYIKKEKLSLPKFKDVKPSESFGGARPQYIYTIGSVETFEKDFAELQQGVEKPVYIENLTRRNVWGDALSWLLPVILLVGAWFFIMRMMSRGSGGGGQIFNIGKSKAQLFDKDTHVNINFNDVAGLEEAKVEIMEIVDFLKNPKKYTTLGGKIPKGALLVGPPGTGKTLLAKAVAGEAKVPFFSLSGSDFVEMFVGVGASRVRDLFKQAKEKSPCIIFIDEIDAIGRARGKNQITGANDERENTLNQLLTEMDGFATNAGVIILAATNRADILDRALLRAGRFDRQINVELPDLEERKAIFKVHMKPLKSHESVQSDFLAKQTPGFSGADIANVCNEAALIAARQNKTEIEKQDFIDAIDRIVGGLEKRNKIISPQEKKVIAFHEAGHATVSWLLEYAHPLVKVTIVPRGKALGAAWYLPEERQITTYEQMFDELTATMGGRASEEIMFGKVSTGALNDLEKVTKQAYAMVAFYGLNKAVGNVSYYDSTGQQEYSFSKPFSESTAQVIDEEIKKMVEMAYERAKLLLSENRDKLTQLANILLKKEVIFREDLEEIFGKRPFEEHAEFGTDNGNNGEVKNVIGNEKEEKPTDNAVIAEAAPEPDKSDDEDLK; encoded by the coding sequence ATGAACGAAACAAATGATAAAAAACCGGAAAACGGTTTAAATAAGCCTAAAAACGGTAAGCCAAAATTCAGTTTTTATTGGATTTATGGAGTAATTGCTGTTTTGATTATCGGCCTCCAGTTTATGAACTGGAATACACCTGCCAAAAGTATTGGTTGGGGTGAAGTAAAGGATTTAGTGAGTAATCAGGATATTGAAAGACTGGTACTTGTAAATAAGGAGTTTGCCGAAATCTACATTAAGAAGGAAAAACTCTCACTTCCTAAGTTCAAGGATGTAAAACCAAGCGAAAGTTTTGGAGGAGCCAGGCCCCAGTATATTTACACCATTGGCTCTGTAGAAACTTTTGAAAAGGACTTTGCTGAACTTCAGCAAGGTGTTGAAAAACCTGTTTACATTGAAAATCTTACCCGGCGCAATGTATGGGGCGATGCACTGTCATGGTTATTGCCTGTAATATTGCTTGTTGGGGCCTGGTTTTTCATCATGCGTATGATGAGCAGGGGCTCTGGTGGCGGAGGCCAGATTTTTAATATTGGGAAGTCTAAAGCTCAATTATTTGATAAAGATACCCATGTAAACATTAATTTCAATGATGTTGCCGGACTTGAAGAGGCAAAAGTTGAAATCATGGAGATTGTTGATTTTCTAAAAAATCCTAAGAAATATACAACGTTAGGAGGAAAAATTCCTAAAGGAGCTTTGCTGGTTGGCCCTCCGGGGACCGGTAAAACCTTATTGGCTAAGGCTGTGGCAGGTGAAGCTAAAGTCCCGTTCTTCTCACTTTCAGGCTCTGATTTTGTTGAGATGTTTGTTGGTGTTGGAGCTTCCAGGGTGCGCGATTTGTTTAAACAAGCCAAAGAAAAATCGCCCTGCATCATTTTTATTGATGAGATTGATGCCATTGGGCGAGCCAGAGGTAAAAACCAAATAACAGGAGCAAATGATGAACGTGAAAATACGCTGAATCAGTTACTTACTGAAATGGACGGTTTTGCCACCAACGCAGGTGTAATTATTCTTGCAGCCACTAACAGAGCAGATATTCTTGACAGGGCACTGTTGCGTGCCGGTAGGTTTGATCGTCAGATTAACGTAGAACTACCCGATTTGGAGGAACGCAAAGCCATTTTCAAGGTGCATATGAAACCTCTGAAAAGTCATGAATCTGTGCAATCCGATTTTTTGGCAAAACAAACCCCGGGTTTTTCCGGCGCTGACATTGCCAACGTTTGTAATGAAGCAGCACTCATAGCAGCGCGCCAAAATAAAACCGAAATCGAAAAGCAGGATTTTATTGACGCCATTGACAGGATTGTTGGCGGGCTTGAAAAACGAAATAAAATTATCTCTCCGCAAGAGAAAAAAGTTATTGCATTTCATGAAGCAGGCCATGCTACGGTTAGCTGGTTGCTTGAGTATGCGCATCCACTGGTGAAAGTTACAATTGTTCCCAGGGGAAAGGCTTTAGGTGCTGCATGGTATTTACCTGAAGAACGCCAGATTACAACATATGAACAGATGTTTGACGAGCTGACGGCAACAATGGGTGGCAGGGCTTCTGAAGAAATTATGTTCGGAAAAGTTTCAACCGGTGCTCTTAATGACCTTGAAAAAGTTACGAAACAGGCTTATGCCATGGTCGCATTTTATGGCTTGAATAAAGCTGTTGGTAATGTTAGTTACTATGATTCTACCGGTCAGCAGGAATATTCGTTCAGTAAACCATTTAGTGAGTCTACCGCTCAGGTAATTGATGAGGAGATTAAAAAAATGGTTGAGATGGCTTATGAAAGAGCTAAATTACTACTAAGCGAAAATCGTGATAAACTCACACAGCTTGCCAATATTCTGTTGAAAAAGGAAGTTATTTTCAGAGAAGACCTCGAGGAAATATTCGGTAAAAGACCTTTTGAAGAACATGCCGAATTTGGGACGGATAATGGAAACAATGGAGAGGTAAAGAATGTGATCGGGAATGAAAAAGAGGAAAAGCCAACCGACAATGCGGTGATTGCTGAGGCAGCTCCTGAGCCTGATAAATCTGATGATGAAGACCTCAAATAA
- a CDS encoding LUD domain-containing protein, with the protein MMKTSNNPGARPEHFRESTTREKVLKNIRHALIEPADNPFAEVEFDSDVFRSMPEEADVNFAVEFTKVGGKFVFCDSPADMLAKVKAVFADNGWNEAWCFEDSLSGLLNHAGIHVHRDDSGIENMKIAVTSCEFLIARLGSVMMSSQQYSGRRLFSYPEIHIVIAFTTQIVPDIKYGLAKLREKYENGMPSMVSLITGPSRTADIEKTLVTGAHGPKQIFVFMADNAD; encoded by the coding sequence ATGATGAAGACCTCAAATAACCCCGGAGCACGGCCCGAACATTTCAGGGAGAGTACAACGCGGGAAAAGGTGTTGAAGAACATTCGTCACGCGTTGATTGAACCTGCTGATAATCCTTTTGCTGAAGTTGAATTTGATTCAGATGTTTTCAGGTCTATGCCTGAAGAGGCTGATGTGAACTTTGCAGTGGAATTTACAAAAGTGGGAGGGAAGTTTGTCTTTTGTGATTCGCCTGCAGATATGCTGGCAAAAGTTAAAGCTGTTTTTGCTGACAATGGTTGGAACGAAGCCTGGTGCTTCGAAGATTCTTTATCAGGATTATTGAATCATGCCGGAATTCATGTTCATCGCGATGATTCAGGAATTGAAAATATGAAAATCGCAGTAACCTCCTGTGAATTTCTTATCGCCCGACTGGGGAGTGTGATGATGTCTTCACAACAATATTCAGGACGCAGGTTGTTTTCATATCCCGAAATACATATTGTTATTGCGTTTACAACTCAAATTGTGCCTGATATAAAATACGGACTGGCTAAGCTTAGGGAAAAGTATGAAAATGGAATGCCTTCGATGGTTTCGTTAATTACCGGACCGAGCAGAACAGCCGATATTGAAAAAACCCTGGTAACAGGTGCTCATGGGCCAAAACAAATTTTTGTGTTTATGGCTGATAATGCTGACTAA